Proteins encoded in a region of the Methylobacterium radiotolerans JCM 2831 genome:
- a CDS encoding response regulator yields MSAPSRAGSIFGLRRRNWRGAGPLGWLLGSPAAFLLLIVALGSGTANYVTGETDRAATARANATIAGIERLISEVKDLETGERGFVLVGSEDYLRPYTTALTKIDTELTGLGAAAQDPVRAGGPSLAGLIAQKRDFAARVVEARRNQGFDAAIDLVRTGEGKRLMDAIRAEAAARQAATLEQLATLQAREGWRGLLLFLTSAAAALGAIVLLARLALVRRQESLRMSRLLDGVLANAPVGLGFLDRDLKIRHMNRALATMSERGFGADLGAPIWAMLPTLREELAPKLAAALTEGLVSPNVPVAVPTPSAPGGVRHFSMSFYPLRGEESAAADQSVEGVGLVVVDETIRHLAEARLRRSEERFRSLIEASAAIVWTANPEGSLHRRQTAWTRFTGQDEAAYAGLGFLDAIHPDDRAHTRAAWTRAVTSLEPYATEHRMRAASGAYRHMSVRAVPILEPDGTLREWVGTHTDITERKEAEAAIEAARAAAEAANAAKSQFLANMSHELRTPLSAVIGYSEMVQEELEDIGEADLVTDMKKIETNARHLLGLINDVLDISKIEADRVEIYAEDFEVAAVVQEVAVTVEGLVAKKGNTLALELEPNLGSAHTDVTKLRQCLINLLSNAAKFTEDGRITLAVTRADGALRFAVTDTGIGMTQEQLGKLFERFTQADASTTRRFGGTGLGLAITRAFAEMLGGAIAVESRDGAGTTFTLTLPARFETGAGEDAGPAASDPGERGTILVVDDDAATRDLLARFLEREGFAVTVAEDGRRGLDLARSLHPRAVLLDVTMPQMDGWAVLRAIRADPEIGATPIVMVTVLDEQNLAFSLGATDYLQKPLDWGSLRQIVDRFRPASGDGAILVVEDEADVRDHVCAYLAREGFPVREAENGLRALESLEAERPSLILLDLMMPEMDGFAFLRALRARPDSRDVPVVVLTAKDITAEDRRRLAGQADRVLAKGSTGLNELARELRALIPATEDTAGPRPLPV; encoded by the coding sequence GTGAGCGCCCCGTCGCGTGCCGGATCGATCTTCGGGCTGCGTCGGCGCAACTGGCGCGGCGCCGGCCCGCTGGGCTGGCTCCTGGGCTCCCCGGCGGCCTTCCTCCTGCTGATCGTCGCCCTGGGCAGCGGCACGGCCAACTACGTGACCGGCGAGACCGATCGGGCCGCGACCGCCCGGGCGAACGCGACGATCGCCGGGATCGAGCGCCTGATCTCCGAGGTCAAGGACCTGGAGACGGGCGAGCGCGGCTTCGTGCTGGTCGGCAGCGAGGATTACCTCCGCCCGTACACGACTGCCCTCACCAAGATCGACACGGAGCTGACCGGCCTCGGCGCGGCCGCGCAGGACCCGGTGCGGGCCGGCGGTCCGTCGCTGGCCGGGCTGATCGCGCAGAAGCGCGATTTCGCCGCCCGGGTGGTCGAGGCGCGGCGGAACCAGGGCTTCGACGCCGCCATCGACCTCGTCCGGACCGGCGAGGGCAAGCGCCTGATGGACGCGATCCGCGCCGAGGCGGCGGCCCGCCAGGCCGCGACCCTTGAGCAGCTCGCCACCCTGCAGGCGCGCGAGGGCTGGCGCGGGCTCCTGCTCTTCCTGACCTCCGCCGCGGCGGCCCTCGGGGCGATCGTGCTGCTCGCGCGCCTCGCCCTGGTGCGACGGCAGGAATCCCTGCGCATGTCGCGCCTCCTCGACGGCGTGCTCGCCAACGCGCCGGTGGGGCTCGGTTTCCTCGACCGCGACCTGAAGATCCGGCACATGAACCGGGCCCTCGCCACGATGAGCGAGCGCGGCTTCGGGGCCGATCTCGGCGCGCCGATCTGGGCCATGCTCCCGACGCTGCGGGAGGAGCTGGCGCCGAAGCTGGCCGCGGCCCTGACGGAAGGCCTGGTCTCGCCGAACGTGCCGGTCGCGGTGCCGACCCCCTCGGCGCCGGGCGGCGTGCGGCACTTCTCGATGAGCTTCTACCCGCTTCGGGGCGAGGAGAGCGCGGCGGCCGATCAGAGTGTCGAGGGCGTCGGCCTCGTGGTGGTCGACGAGACCATCCGCCACCTCGCGGAGGCCCGGCTCCGGCGGAGCGAGGAGCGCTTCCGCTCGCTGATCGAGGCGAGCGCCGCCATCGTCTGGACCGCCAACCCGGAAGGGAGCCTCCACCGCCGCCAGACCGCCTGGACGCGCTTCACCGGCCAGGACGAGGCCGCCTACGCGGGGCTCGGCTTCCTCGACGCGATTCACCCGGACGACCGTGCGCACACCCGCGCCGCGTGGACCCGCGCGGTCACCAGCCTGGAACCCTACGCCACCGAGCACCGGATGCGCGCCGCCTCCGGCGCCTACCGGCACATGAGCGTGCGGGCCGTCCCGATCCTCGAACCCGACGGCACCCTGCGGGAGTGGGTCGGGACCCACACGGACATCACCGAGCGCAAGGAGGCCGAGGCCGCGATCGAGGCGGCGCGCGCGGCCGCCGAGGCCGCCAACGCGGCCAAGAGCCAGTTCCTGGCCAATATGAGCCACGAGTTGCGCACCCCGCTCTCGGCGGTGATCGGCTATTCCGAGATGGTGCAGGAGGAGCTCGAGGATATCGGCGAGGCCGATCTCGTCACCGACATGAAGAAGATCGAGACCAACGCCCGCCACCTGCTCGGCCTGATCAACGACGTGCTCGACATCTCGAAGATCGAGGCCGACCGGGTCGAGATCTACGCCGAGGACTTCGAGGTCGCCGCCGTGGTGCAGGAGGTGGCGGTGACGGTCGAGGGGCTCGTCGCCAAGAAGGGCAACACGCTGGCGCTCGAGCTGGAGCCGAATCTGGGCAGCGCCCACACCGACGTCACCAAGCTGCGCCAGTGCCTGATCAACCTCCTGAGCAACGCGGCGAAGTTCACCGAGGACGGCCGCATCACCCTGGCGGTCACCCGCGCCGACGGCGCGCTGCGCTTCGCCGTGACCGACACCGGCATCGGCATGACGCAGGAGCAGCTCGGCAAGCTGTTCGAGCGGTTCACCCAGGCCGACGCCTCCACGACGCGGCGGTTCGGCGGCACCGGGCTCGGGCTCGCGATCACCCGGGCGTTCGCCGAGATGCTGGGCGGCGCGATCGCGGTCGAGAGCCGGGACGGGGCCGGCACGACCTTCACGCTGACGCTGCCGGCACGCTTCGAGACCGGCGCGGGCGAGGACGCGGGCCCGGCCGCCTCGGATCCCGGAGAGCGGGGGACGATCCTGGTGGTCGACGACGACGCCGCGACGCGCGATCTGCTGGCGCGCTTCCTGGAGCGCGAGGGCTTCGCGGTGACGGTCGCCGAGGACGGGCGGCGCGGGCTCGATCTCGCCCGCAGCCTGCATCCCCGGGCCGTGCTCCTCGACGTCACCATGCCGCAGATGGACGGATGGGCGGTGCTGCGGGCGATCCGGGCCGATCCCGAGATCGGCGCGACGCCGATCGTGATGGTGACGGTTCTGGACGAGCAGAATCTCGCCTTCTCCCTTGGCGCCACCGACTACCTGCAGAAGCCGCTCGACTGGGGCAGCCTGCGCCAGATCGTCGACCGCTTCCGGCCCGCCTCCGGCGACGGCGCGATCCTCGTGGTCGAGGACGAGGCCGACGTGCGCGACCACGTCTGCGCCTATCTCGCGCGCGAGGGCTTCCCGGTCCGCGAGGCGGAGAACGGTCTGCGCGCCCTCGAATCCCTGGAGGCCGAACGGCCGTCCCTCATCCTCCTCGACCTGATGATGCCGGAGATGGACGGCTTCGCGTTTCTCCGGGCGCTCCGGGCCCGCCCGGACAGCCGCGACGTGCCGGTGGTGGTGCTCACCGCCAAGGACATCACGGCCGAGGATCGCCGCCGTCTGGCCGGTCAGGCCGACCGCGTGCTCGCCAAGGGCTCGACCGGCCTCAACGAGCTCGCCCGCGAGCTGCGCGCCCTGATCCCGGCGACCGAGGACACGGCCGGACCGCGACCCTTGCCCGTCTGA
- the zapE gene encoding cell division protein ZapE, which produces MNDRSGKSIAPSPAALAGAVSPGPVHERYEALVGTGAIERDPAQAHLVRALDRLVLDLQRRKRASKTSALGWLFRRKDEAEAIRGLYIWGSVGRGKTMLMDLFHEAAPEPKRRVHFHGFLADAHERIHAYRQALKAGTVKGDDPIGPVADQLADEATLLCFDEFTVTDIADAMILGRLFNHLFRRGVTVVATSNVEPDRLYEGGLNRALFLPFVATLKERVDVVRLDSRTDFRLEKLGGAAVYHVPADAVARAALDAAFKALTGKARGLPTTVTVHGRAVAVPEQATGVARFGFDDLCRQPLGASDYMALARAYHTVILDGIPVMGEAERNEAKRFITLVDTLYDRHVKLVASAAAEAQDLYTAQTGREAFEFDRTVSRLIEMRSREYLGQPHGRPDSEASGASTGLVET; this is translated from the coding sequence GTGAACGACAGATCCGGCAAGTCCATCGCACCGTCGCCGGCGGCGCTCGCCGGCGCCGTCTCGCCCGGCCCGGTCCACGAGCGCTACGAGGCGCTGGTCGGCACCGGCGCCATCGAGCGCGATCCGGCCCAGGCGCACTTGGTGCGCGCCCTCGACCGGCTGGTCCTCGACCTTCAGCGCCGCAAGCGGGCCAGCAAGACGAGCGCCCTGGGATGGCTGTTCCGGCGCAAGGACGAGGCCGAGGCGATCAGGGGCCTCTACATCTGGGGCTCGGTCGGGCGCGGGAAGACCATGCTGATGGACCTGTTCCACGAGGCGGCGCCGGAGCCGAAAAGACGGGTCCATTTCCACGGCTTCCTCGCCGACGCGCACGAGCGCATCCACGCCTACCGGCAGGCGCTGAAGGCCGGCACCGTCAAGGGCGACGATCCGATCGGCCCGGTGGCCGACCAGCTCGCCGACGAGGCGACCCTGCTGTGCTTCGACGAGTTCACCGTCACCGACATCGCGGACGCGATGATCCTGGGGCGCCTGTTCAACCACCTGTTCCGGCGCGGCGTCACCGTCGTCGCGACCTCGAACGTCGAGCCGGACCGGCTCTACGAGGGCGGCCTCAACCGGGCGCTGTTCCTGCCCTTCGTGGCGACCCTCAAGGAGCGCGTCGACGTCGTCCGGCTCGATTCCCGGACCGATTTTCGGCTCGAGAAGCTCGGCGGCGCGGCCGTCTACCATGTGCCGGCCGACGCGGTGGCGCGCGCGGCCCTCGATGCCGCCTTCAAGGCCCTGACCGGTAAGGCCCGCGGCCTCCCGACGACGGTCACGGTCCACGGCCGGGCCGTGGCGGTTCCGGAGCAGGCGACCGGGGTAGCCCGGTTCGGCTTCGACGATCTGTGCCGCCAGCCCCTCGGCGCCTCCGACTACATGGCGCTCGCCCGCGCCTACCACACGGTGATCCTGGACGGGATCCCGGTGATGGGGGAGGCGGAGCGGAACGAGGCCAAGCGCTTCATCACGCTGGTCGACACGCTCTACGACCGGCACGTGAAGCTCGTCGCCTCCGCGGCGGCGGAAGCGCAGGACCTCTACACCGCCCAGACCGGCCGCGAGGCCTTCGAGTTCGACCGGACCGTCTCGCGCCTGATCGAGATGCGCTCGCGGGAGTATCTCGGCCAGCCGCACGGCCGGCCGGACTCCGAGGCGTCGGGCGCCAGCACCGGGCTGGTGGAGACGTGA
- a CDS encoding GNAT family N-acetyltransferase has product MAVQALDGPAHTIRRLWPADRAAVLDYFLRLDPETRASRFMGNVSEAGVRAYAAQALTAEGVMYGAFVGGVLRGLGELRPMGPGASRYALGPHAEAAFAVEQTFRRQGIGAALFARIARSARHRGVQDLHVRCLSGNGPMLRLAAKHGAALQHEGREIEGALHLARPTPFSLWYEGIAEAFDFTLAASFPERMQAGR; this is encoded by the coding sequence ATGGCGGTACAAGCCCTCGATGGGCCGGCCCACACCATCCGGCGTCTCTGGCCGGCGGATCGCGCGGCGGTCCTCGACTACTTCCTGCGGCTTGATCCGGAGACCCGGGCGAGCCGCTTCATGGGCAATGTCAGCGAGGCCGGAGTCCGGGCCTATGCCGCGCAGGCATTGACCGCGGAGGGCGTGATGTACGGCGCCTTCGTGGGCGGCGTGCTGCGCGGTCTCGGTGAACTCCGGCCCATGGGCCCGGGCGCGTCCCGCTACGCCCTGGGGCCGCACGCGGAGGCGGCCTTCGCGGTCGAGCAGACCTTCCGCCGGCAGGGGATCGGCGCCGCCCTCTTCGCCCGGATCGCCCGCTCGGCGCGGCATCGCGGCGTCCAGGACCTCCACGTCCGCTGCCTGTCGGGCAACGGGCCGATGCTGCGACTCGCGGCCAAGCACGGGGCGGCCCTCCAGCACGAGGGTCGCGAGATCGAGGGCGCCCTGCACCTCGCGCGTCCGACGCCGTTCTCGCTCTGGTACGAGGGGATCGCGGAGGCGTTCGACTTCACCCTGGCGGCGAGCTTTCCGGAGCGGATGCAGGCCGGGCGCTGA
- a CDS encoding ComF family protein, with protein sequence MTALQAVATALRGLPRGVVSLVYPPTCAGCGSATADPGAFCPSCWSSLRLIEEPVCQRYGTPFALDLGVGPLVSPRAIAEPPVFGRARAVALYDAVARRIVHRLKYEDRLDLAGVMARMMAASGRTLIAEAECLVPVPLHRGRLWRRRFNQSALLARAIAASAGRPCVATALVRVRATRSQVGLSRAARAENLSGAFRVTAAEQHRIRGRRVLLVDDVMTTGATGNAAARALLRGGATSVDLLTFALVGDPAG encoded by the coding sequence ATGACGGCCCTCCAGGCCGTCGCCACGGCCCTGCGCGGTCTGCCGCGCGGGGTCGTCTCTCTGGTCTACCCGCCCACCTGCGCGGGCTGCGGCAGCGCCACCGCCGATCCGGGCGCCTTCTGCCCGTCGTGCTGGTCGAGCCTGCGCCTGATCGAGGAACCGGTCTGCCAGCGCTACGGCACGCCCTTCGCGCTCGATCTCGGGGTCGGCCCGCTGGTGTCGCCCCGGGCGATCGCGGAACCGCCGGTCTTCGGCCGCGCCCGGGCGGTCGCCCTCTACGATGCCGTGGCGCGACGGATCGTCCATCGCCTGAAATACGAGGACCGGCTCGATCTCGCCGGCGTCATGGCGCGGATGATGGCCGCGAGCGGCCGGACCCTGATCGCCGAGGCCGAGTGCCTCGTTCCGGTGCCGCTCCATCGCGGTCGCCTGTGGCGGCGGCGCTTCAACCAGTCGGCCCTGCTCGCGCGGGCGATCGCCGCTTCGGCGGGACGGCCGTGCGTCGCCACCGCCCTGGTGCGCGTGCGCGCCACGCGATCCCAGGTCGGCCTGAGCCGCGCGGCGCGGGCCGAGAACCTGAGCGGTGCCTTCCGGGTGACGGCCGCCGAACAGCACCGCATCCGCGGACGCCGGGTTCTCCTCGTCGACGACGTCATGACCACCGGCGCCACCGGCAACGCGGCCGCACGGGCGCTCCTGCGCGGCGGGGCGACGTCCGTGGACCTCCTGACCTTCGCCCTCGTCGGCGACCCCGCCGGCTGA
- a CDS encoding methyltransferase domain-containing protein: MDAPAALFDTPLARRRLARAGRLGYPGFLLDRLAEDLDDRLGAVLRSFGSVLDLATPRPAATRLLAARYPAARHVRLAALPEPGGDLVVGDPEALPLAPGSLDLAVSLLALHAVNDLPGTLIQLRRALRPDGLFVGCLLGGATLTELRQSFAQAESEVEGGVSPRVAPFAAVREAGGLLQRAGFALPVADTDTLTVRYADPFGLMRDLRAMGMTNVLTERRRTPLRRATLLRTAEIYVERFADPDGRVRATFEVLWLSGWVPHETQQKPLRPGTAKTRLADALGTVELKPEGGTTP, translated from the coding sequence ATGGATGCTCCCGCCGCCCTGTTCGACACGCCCCTCGCCCGCCGCCGCCTCGCCCGTGCCGGGCGCCTCGGCTACCCGGGCTTCCTCCTCGACCGCCTCGCCGAGGATCTCGACGACCGGCTCGGCGCAGTCCTGCGCAGCTTCGGCTCGGTTCTCGACCTCGCCACGCCGCGTCCCGCGGCGACCCGGCTGCTCGCCGCCCGCTATCCGGCGGCGCGGCATGTCCGCCTCGCGGCCCTGCCCGAGCCGGGCGGCGACCTGGTCGTCGGAGATCCCGAGGCGCTGCCGCTGGCGCCCGGGAGCCTGGACCTCGCCGTGTCGCTGCTGGCCCTCCACGCCGTGAACGACCTGCCGGGCACGCTGATCCAGCTCCGCCGCGCCCTGCGGCCGGACGGGCTGTTCGTCGGGTGCCTGCTCGGCGGGGCCACGCTGACCGAGCTGCGCCAGAGCTTCGCCCAGGCCGAGAGCGAGGTCGAGGGCGGGGTCAGTCCGCGCGTGGCCCCCTTCGCGGCGGTGCGCGAGGCCGGCGGACTGCTGCAGCGCGCGGGCTTCGCGCTCCCGGTGGCCGATACCGACACGCTGACCGTCCGCTACGCCGACCCGTTCGGCCTGATGCGCGACCTGCGGGCCATGGGCATGACCAACGTGCTCACCGAGCGGCGGCGGACGCCCCTGCGGCGGGCGACGCTCCTGCGCACGGCCGAGATCTACGTCGAACGGTTCGCGGACCCGGACGGCCGCGTGCGGGCGACCTTCGAGGTGCTGTGGCTCTCGGGCTGGGTGCCGCACGAGACCCAGCAGAAGCCCCTGCGGCCCGGGACCGCGAAGACGCGCCTCGCCGACGCCCTCGGGACCGTCGAGCTGAAGCCCGAAGGAGGGACCACGCCGTGA
- a CDS encoding DUF427 domain-containing protein: MKRPGPDHPITVEPEPRRVRVVVAGVAVAETRNARRLQEARYPPVFYVPRSDIRAEHFVASTRTSHCPYKGDAHYYDLVVDGTRRSDAVWSYGNPYPAVAAIRDHVAFYPDRVDAIVLED, translated from the coding sequence GTGAAGCGTCCCGGACCGGACCACCCGATCACCGTCGAGCCCGAGCCCCGCCGCGTCCGCGTCGTCGTGGCGGGCGTCGCGGTCGCCGAGACCCGGAACGCCCGGCGGCTGCAGGAGGCGCGGTATCCGCCGGTCTTCTACGTCCCGCGGAGCGACATACGGGCCGAGCACTTCGTCGCTTCGACGCGCACGAGCCACTGCCCGTACAAGGGCGATGCCCACTATTACGACCTCGTCGTCGACGGGACCCGTCGTTCCGACGCGGTCTGGAGCTACGGGAACCCGTACCCGGCCGTCGCGGCGATCCGCGACCACGTGGCGTTCTATCCGGACCGGGTCGACGCCATCGTGCTGGAGGACTGA
- a CDS encoding DUF6880 family protein, with protein sequence MARARRVTPAEAQAGRRAPALPKGARRTTPSPETLAALGPDRLIALILGETGRNPAFKKLVSAALASLQGPEAVAAIVDRRLTALEGAQGYIDWQKRRSFAADLNTTVTVILNELRPLDPAAALDRLRRFLDGADAVLNRVDDSTGAVQAVFDRASAAFVEIAGSLPPEDAAGVAARLVEPFAADPFGPLGTVLGDMIPRLPEPALAEIDNRLAAAAAALPPGGDPRREATHHRQAARIQILRLRQTIADRRGDPDAFIALEGTMLPGRENRVAIARRLLDAGRPAEALDWIRRMQDPGLRIATRADLIAGFDLRGPERERQALEIEILDALGRGDEAQALRWGRFERELDAPMLRTFLAKLPDFEDEEALQRALDHAEAFPQPHRALAFLAGWPDLRRAAALVVARPAIWQGDQYAVLAPVAEALAQQHPRAATILYRRLLDSILETGRSAAYPHGARYLAELDALAERLAAGDVEPDPQAYRAALRQAHGRKHGFWSLVRD encoded by the coding sequence GTGGCGCGCGCGCGGCGCGTGACCCCGGCCGAGGCGCAGGCCGGCCGCAGGGCGCCCGCTCTGCCGAAGGGCGCGCGCCGGACGACTCCGTCGCCGGAGACGCTGGCGGCCCTCGGGCCAGACCGGCTGATCGCGCTGATCCTCGGCGAGACCGGGCGTAACCCGGCCTTCAAGAAGCTGGTGAGCGCCGCGCTCGCCTCGCTCCAGGGCCCCGAGGCCGTCGCGGCGATCGTCGATCGGCGCCTGACGGCCCTCGAGGGCGCCCAGGGCTACATCGACTGGCAGAAGCGCCGGTCCTTCGCGGCCGACCTCAACACGACCGTGACGGTGATCCTCAACGAGCTGCGTCCCCTCGATCCGGCGGCCGCGCTCGACCGGCTCCGGCGCTTCCTCGACGGCGCAGACGCGGTCCTGAACCGCGTGGACGACAGCACCGGGGCCGTGCAGGCGGTGTTCGACCGCGCCTCCGCGGCCTTCGTGGAGATCGCCGGTTCCCTGCCGCCGGAGGACGCCGCCGGGGTGGCCGCGCGCCTCGTCGAGCCGTTCGCGGCGGATCCGTTCGGGCCCCTCGGGACCGTCCTCGGCGACATGATCCCGCGGCTGCCCGAGCCGGCCCTCGCCGAGATCGACAACCGGCTCGCCGCCGCCGCGGCGGCGCTCCCGCCGGGCGGGGATCCAAGGCGCGAGGCGACGCACCACCGGCAGGCGGCCCGGATCCAGATCCTGCGCCTGCGGCAGACCATCGCCGACCGGCGCGGCGACCCGGACGCCTTCATCGCTCTGGAAGGCACGATGCTGCCGGGGCGGGAGAACCGCGTCGCGATCGCCCGGCGGCTCCTCGACGCCGGGCGCCCCGCCGAGGCGCTGGACTGGATCCGGCGCATGCAGGACCCGGGCCTGCGCATCGCGACCCGGGCCGACCTGATCGCCGGCTTCGACCTGCGCGGACCGGAACGGGAGCGGCAGGCTCTGGAGATCGAGATCCTCGACGCGCTCGGCCGGGGCGACGAGGCGCAGGCCCTGCGCTGGGGGCGATTCGAGCGCGAGCTCGACGCGCCGATGCTGCGCACCTTCCTCGCCAAGCTTCCGGATTTCGAGGACGAGGAGGCGCTCCAACGCGCCCTCGACCACGCCGAGGCCTTCCCGCAGCCGCACCGGGCTCTCGCCTTCCTGGCGGGTTGGCCGGACCTGCGCCGTGCGGCCGCGCTGGTCGTCGCGCGGCCCGCGATCTGGCAGGGCGACCAGTACGCGGTGCTGGCGCCGGTCGCCGAGGCGCTGGCGCAGCAGCATCCCCGGGCCGCGACGATCCTGTACCGCCGGCTCCTCGATTCCATCCTCGAGACCGGCCGCAGCGCCGCCTACCCGCACGGGGCGCGCTACCTCGCGGAACTCGACGCCCTGGCGGAGCGCCTCGCGGCCGGCGACGTCGAGCCGGATCCGCAGGCCTACCGCGCGGCACTGCGGCAGGCGCACGGCCGCAAGCACGGGTTCTGGAGCCTGGTCCGGGACTGA
- the fabI gene encoding enoyl-ACP reductase FabI yields the protein MTGLMAGKRGLIMGVANDHSIAWGIAKALHAQGARLAFTYQGEALGRRVTPLAAKLDSDIVVPCDVEDLASVDATFEALDARFDGGLDFVVHAIGFSDKAQLKGRYVDVTTRENFVRTMTISCFSFTEIAQRAAKRMNQGGSLLTLTYGGATRVMPNYNVMGVAKAALEASVRYLASDLGPDGIRVNALSAGPMRTLAGAGIADARLMFNHQRAHAPLRRTVSLEDVGGSALYLLSPLSGGVTGEVHFVDAGYNIISMPRPDVLQAQDAAGVVGDA from the coding sequence ATGACGGGTTTGATGGCAGGCAAGCGCGGCCTGATCATGGGCGTCGCGAACGATCACTCGATCGCCTGGGGGATCGCCAAGGCGCTGCACGCCCAGGGCGCGCGACTGGCTTTCACCTATCAGGGCGAGGCGCTGGGCCGACGGGTGACGCCGCTCGCCGCCAAGCTCGATTCGGACATCGTGGTGCCCTGCGACGTCGAGGATCTCGCCTCCGTCGACGCGACCTTCGAGGCCCTCGACGCGCGGTTCGACGGCGGTCTCGACTTCGTGGTCCACGCCATCGGTTTCTCCGACAAGGCGCAGCTCAAGGGGCGCTACGTCGACGTGACGACGCGCGAGAACTTCGTGCGCACGATGACGATCTCGTGCTTCTCGTTCACCGAGATCGCGCAGCGCGCGGCCAAGCGGATGAACCAGGGCGGGTCGCTGCTGACCCTGACCTACGGCGGCGCCACCCGGGTCATGCCGAACTACAACGTCATGGGCGTCGCCAAGGCGGCGCTCGAGGCCTCGGTGCGCTACCTGGCGAGCGACCTGGGCCCGGACGGGATCCGGGTCAACGCGCTTTCCGCCGGCCCGATGCGGACCCTGGCGGGCGCCGGGATCGCCGACGCGCGGCTGATGTTCAATCACCAGCGGGCGCACGCGCCGCTGCGGCGCACGGTGAGCCTGGAGGATGTCGGCGGGTCGGCCCTCTACCTGCTGTCGCCGCTCTCGGGCGGCGTCACCGGCGAGGTCCACTTCGTGGATGCCGGCTACAACATCATCTCGATGCCGCGCCCGGACGTGCTGCAGGCGCAGGACGCGGCCGGCGTCGTCGGCGACGCCTGA
- the fabB gene encoding beta-ketoacyl-ACP synthase I — protein MRRVVITGMGIVSSIGNNTQEVLASLREARSGIARDASYAEHGFRSQVSGAPTLDPEGVVDRRAMRFHGGGTAWNHVAMDQAIQDAGLEQGDVSNERTGIIMGSGGPSTRVIVEAAAIARDKGPKRIGPFAVPKAMSSTASATLATWFKIRGVNYSISSACATSNHCIGNAAEIIQGGRQDIIFAGGCEDLDWTLSVLFDAMGAMSSKYNDTPSRASRAYDANRDGFVIAGGAGVLVLEELEHAKARGARIYGEVAGYGATSDGHDMVAPSGEGAVRCMRQALDGLKGARIDYINPHATSTPVGDDKEIEAIREVFGRGEDCPPISATKSLTGHSLGATGVQEAIYSLLMMNNGFICESAHIDTLDPAFADMPILQQRRDNAQLGHVLTNSFGFGGTNATLVLKHVDA, from the coding sequence ATGCGCCGTGTCGTCATCACCGGGATGGGCATCGTCTCGTCCATCGGCAACAACACGCAGGAGGTGCTCGCCTCCCTGCGCGAGGCCCGCTCGGGCATCGCGCGCGACGCCAGCTACGCCGAGCACGGCTTCCGCAGCCAGGTCTCCGGCGCGCCCACTCTCGATCCGGAGGGCGTGGTGGACCGGCGCGCGATGCGCTTCCACGGCGGCGGCACCGCCTGGAATCACGTCGCCATGGATCAGGCGATCCAGGATGCCGGCCTGGAGCAGGGCGACGTCTCGAACGAGCGCACCGGCATCATCATGGGCTCGGGCGGCCCCTCGACCCGCGTGATCGTCGAGGCCGCCGCCATCGCGCGGGACAAGGGTCCCAAGCGAATCGGGCCGTTCGCCGTGCCGAAGGCGATGTCGTCGACCGCGTCGGCGACGCTGGCGACGTGGTTCAAGATCCGCGGCGTGAACTACTCGATCTCCTCCGCCTGCGCGACCTCGAACCACTGCATCGGCAACGCCGCCGAGATCATCCAGGGCGGCCGGCAGGACATCATCTTCGCGGGCGGCTGCGAGGATCTCGACTGGACCCTCTCGGTGCTGTTCGACGCCATGGGCGCCATGTCGTCGAAGTACAACGACACACCGTCCCGGGCCTCCCGCGCCTACGACGCCAACCGCGACGGCTTCGTCATCGCGGGCGGCGCGGGCGTGCTGGTCCTCGAGGAGCTGGAGCACGCCAAGGCGCGCGGCGCCCGGATCTACGGCGAGGTCGCGGGCTACGGCGCCACCTCGGACGGGCACGACATGGTCGCGCCGTCGGGCGAGGGCGCCGTGCGCTGCATGCGCCAGGCGCTGGACGGTCTGAAGGGCGCGCGGATCGACTACATCAACCCGCACGCCACCTCGACCCCGGTCGGCGACGACAAGGAGATCGAGGCGATCCGCGAGGTGTTCGGCCGCGGCGAGGATTGCCCGCCGATCTCGGCCACGAAGTCGCTGACCGGCCATTCGCTGGGCGCCACCGGCGTGCAGGAGGCGATCTACAGCCTGCTGATGATGAACAACGGCTTCATCTGCGAGAGCGCGCACATCGACACCCTCGATCCGGCCTTCGCCGACATGCCGATCCTGCAGCAGCGCCGCGACAACGCGCAGCTCGGCCACGTGCTGACCAATTCCTTCGGATTCGGCGGCACCAACGCCACCCTCGTCCTGAAGCACGTCGACGCCTGA